A single window of Pirellulales bacterium DNA harbors:
- a CDS encoding helix-turn-helix domain-containing protein — MASTNIDSEILTLPEAAAYLRVSEDEVLELAKRSELPGRKIGHEWRFLREALGDWLRRPSSKERLLRHAGIAKEDPYMKAMLENIYQARGRSMIEDGE, encoded by the coding sequence ATGGCATCAACCAATATCGACAGTGAAATCTTAACACTGCCCGAGGCGGCCGCGTATTTGCGGGTCTCGGAAGACGAAGTGTTGGAGCTCGCCAAGCGCTCTGAGTTGCCTGGCCGAAAGATTGGCCACGAATGGCGATTCCTGAGGGAAGCACTCGGCGATTGGCTTCGCCGGCCGTCTTCCAAGGAGCGGCTCTTGCGTCATGCGGGAATTGCGAAAGAGGACCCATACATGAAGGCCATGCTCGAGAACATCTATCAAGCTCGCGGTCGATCAATGATCGAGGACGGTGAATGA